In Proteiniborus sp. DW1, the genomic stretch ATTGAAACTACTGGATTTAGCAGAAAATATAACTATATAATTTTAATTGGAATTCTATATGCTGAAAACTCAAAAATAGAAGTGATACAACTATTTGCAGACAATAAGAAAGACGAACATAATCTACTACGTAGATTTATTAACTATATAGTAGACTTTGATGCAATAATATCTTTTAATGGAGATGCCTTTGATATACCTTTTATAAATTCAAGACTCCAAGAAAATAATATTGGCTATGAAATAGATAAAAAACTAAGTCTCGATATCCTAAAGGTTATTAGGAGTAAGAAAGATCTGTTAGGCTTAGAAAAGTGTAATCTTAAAAGCATAGAAAAAGCCTTAGATATAAATAGAGAAGATACTATAAGTGGTAAAGAAAGTGTAGAACTATATAGCGAGTATGTCAATTCAAAAAACAATAATATTAAAGAGATTATTCTAAGACATAACTATGAAGATATATACAATCTGCCCAAAATATTAAAGATTTTTGATATTATTGAAGATAAAAGTGTTATTAAATTTAGTATTGATTTTTTAAATCATATTATTAATATATCTATTGATGTTGAGAACATTAATCATAAGGGAAATATTTTGTATATTGAAGGAACTACTGATACTTCGAAGTTTGAAGATGAAGTGCATTATGGTACCACATATACTTTTAAATGGTATCCACAAACAGGGATATTCCAAATTGGACTAGAGATTAAAGATGGAAAGTTATCAGATGGAAGTAAATGTATGTATTTTGATTCAAGGAAATTTAATATAAACATTGGTGAGGTTAATAAAAAGAATTACAATTTACCAGATAATATAATAATACTTAAACATAATGGAAATTTTGTGGTAGATAATATTGAGTTATTAGCAAGATGTATTTGGCAAGAGTTTAAAATAATTAATTGAAATATAATTGAAAAGAGGAAAATACATGTGGAGTAAAAGCGAATATATACATGAAATAAGAAAAATTGCAAAGGAAGCATTAGATAAAATAGATAAAGAACAATTATCAAATTACAATATGGGAGTTAAAAGCATTTTGTATTATATTGGGAAATCTGTATTAAGTATAAAGTATCTAAAAGAAAATGAAAAATTACAAGCCGATAAAATTAGCTTAGAAACAGTTGAAGTGATTTTTTCGAAGATATCGTCAAATATTTTTAAGGCAGAAGAATTGTTTGTAGACTGTTTGTTACTTGATGACGAATTTAAAGCTGATATTATAAAAATACTTAAAAGTCTAGATATAGACAAATTAGAAAAAATCTCACTAGGAGAGCTATACGAGGCTTTTATTACTAATAAGCATAGAAAATTATTAGGACAGGTTTATACTCCAGAGTATATAGTAAATCACATGATTTCATTAGGCATATCTGAGGAAGCGATTACTGAAAATCCCTATTTTAGTGTAATTGATCCAGCCTGTGGTGCCGGTTATTTCTTATTAGGTGCTTATGATAAAATTAAACAAATATTTGAAAAAAATTATTCAGAAATTATTAGAAGATATCCTGAGCTTGAAAATGAGTTGAAGGAAGGAAGCCACTTTTTTATTTTGAAAAATAACCTTACAGGGTTTGATATAGACCCTTTTGCTGTATTTATGACTAAAGTATCTTTAATTCTAAAGGGAAATATTAAGAATCATATCCAAACTAACATATTTAATAAGGACATACTTTTAGAAAAAGATTATAATTTATTTAACTTTCAAGAAGAATCTATGTTAGAAGAAAGTAATAAAGAAAAATATGACTTGGTTATTGGTAATCCACCTTATATAGGTCATAAAAACATTAACAAGGAATACAGAAAAAAGCTTCAATGTGAGTATTATGACGTTTATATGGATAAAGCAGATATTTCTTACTGCTTTTTCAAAAAAGGTTATCAATTACTTAAAGATAATAGCAAGCTAATCTACATTACATCAAGGTATTTCTTAGAAGCACCTTCAGCTAAAGGTCTGAGAAAGTTTTTGAAAAGTAATTATAAAATAGAAGAGATTCTAGATTTCTATGGAAGAAATATATTCAAGGGGATAGGTATTAGCCCAGTTATTTTAAAAGCTGTAAAAACTAAGTCAAGCAATGAAGAGATATTAGTTTATAGAGACAAAGACAATTTGTCTTCGAAAAAAACAAAGCTAGAACTCAATAAAGATTTTGAGAAATACTACTCTTTTCAAGATGATTTACAGGATAGTGGATGGCTTCTTGTAAAAGAAGAGGAAAGAGAATTATTTGCTAAAATAGATACTCAAGGAGAATACTTTTTAGACCAGATATGTATATGCAATCAAGGGATAATAACTGGCTGTGATAAGGCATTTATAGTAGACGAAAACACAATTGAAAAAGATATGCTTGAGAAAGATATCTGTAAACCTTGGGTAAAAAATAGTGAAGTGAGAAAATATAGAAGTATTAAAAGTAAAAGATATATTTTATACACAAACCTAATTGAGGATTTAAATGCTTATGAACGAACTGAAAAGCACATATCACCTTACAGATATAGGCTTGAGAAAAGAAGAGAATGTTTAGCAGGCACACGACGGTGGTATGAGCTACAGTGGGGAAGAAATATTGAAATCTTTAAGCAGCCTAAAATTCTATTTCCTTATAAGGCATCAACAAATGAATTTACAATAGAGTATAGAGAAATGTGCTGCAGTGCAGATGTTTACATACTAAGTTTAAAAGAT encodes the following:
- a CDS encoding ribonuclease H-like domain-containing protein, with amino-acid sequence MEVIRHTLDEQIDIPNSLKRELSDKKFCFIDIETTGFSRKYNYIILIGILYAENSKIEVIQLFADNKKDEHNLLRRFINYIVDFDAIISFNGDAFDIPFINSRLQENNIGYEIDKKLSLDILKVIRSKKDLLGLEKCNLKSIEKALDINREDTISGKESVELYSEYVNSKNNNIKEIILRHNYEDIYNLPKILKIFDIIEDKSVIKFSIDFLNHIINISIDVENINHKGNILYIEGTTDTSKFEDEVHYGTTYTFKWYPQTGIFQIGLEIKDGKLSDGSKCMYFDSRKFNINIGEVNKKNYNLPDNIIILKHNGNFVVDNIELLARCIWQEFKIIN
- a CDS encoding N-6 DNA methylase, with translation MWSKSEYIHEIRKIAKEALDKIDKEQLSNYNMGVKSILYYIGKSVLSIKYLKENEKLQADKISLETVEVIFSKISSNIFKAEELFVDCLLLDDEFKADIIKILKSLDIDKLEKISLGELYEAFITNKHRKLLGQVYTPEYIVNHMISLGISEEAITENPYFSVIDPACGAGYFLLGAYDKIKQIFEKNYSEIIRRYPELENELKEGSHFFILKNNLTGFDIDPFAVFMTKVSLILKGNIKNHIQTNIFNKDILLEKDYNLFNFQEESMLEESNKEKYDLVIGNPPYIGHKNINKEYRKKLQCEYYDVYMDKADISYCFFKKGYQLLKDNSKLIYITSRYFLEAPSAKGLRKFLKSNYKIEEILDFYGRNIFKGIGISPVILKAVKTKSSNEEILVYRDKDNLSSKKTKLELNKDFEKYYSFQDDLQDSGWLLVKEEERELFAKIDTQGEYFLDQICICNQGIITGCDKAFIVDENTIEKDMLEKDICKPWVKNSEVRKYRSIKSKRYILYTNLIEDLNAYERTEKHISPYRYRLEKRRECLAGTRRWYELQWGRNIEIFKQPKILFPYKASTNEFTIEYREMCCSADVYILSLKDNFKNEISLEYLLAFLNSSLFEYYFKSVAKKLNEGMYEYYPNKLMTLKIKLGTERNVIENKVKKIMKLYNDSFQTENNKGNKELNNDVKYRNNEIKKEIEYLNDYFFKIYKLNKNEIDIIRKFVKSL